The nucleotide sequence CAAGCTGACAAAGCACCCAAAATATGTATAAAACGAATATTCATTAAATTGCTTCTCCGTGTTTTTAAACTTAGCCTTTGGGAGAGGAAGCAAGAATTTAGTGTGTGTAATGTAGACGAACATTTTGAAGCTGCTATAATCTGAATGCTGCAGGTTCTGACACTTCCCCATGATCCCTGCTTGCTGTGAATTAGAAAACAAGCTCCAAagatttgttctgttctgtttggcCACACTTTCTTATCATGGGTCCAGAGAGAGTGAACTTTAGACTGCTGTGTAATGGGCGAGGAGGAGCGTGGGTCATCAAGTAGTGACATAGTATCTGTGGAGTGTGAAACTCATCTGGAGAGAAACTCATCTGCAAAACCAACAATAAAATATGCAACTTTCCCCCCTGCTGGATACTACAGGAGAACATTGGTCTGTTGCTGCTGcattcatttcacagaaatgcaggaatatatAGCCCTGAGCTAACCTTGTGTTCTTGTCAGGTCTTCCAAGGGATCACCCAGAAAGCTACCACTCCTTCATGTGGAACAACTTCTTCAAGCACATCGACATCTcctctgaaaacacacacattctggATGGAAATGCAGCTAACCTAGAAGCAGAGTGTGAGGCttttgaaagaaaaatcaaagaggCTGGAGGAATCGAACTCTTTGTTGGAGGTGAACATTGAGAGGGGGCAAGGTTTGAACATGCGTGGCCATCCCTCAGTGACTTGCAGGTCGTGAAATGACCTTCGTAGATCAGCAAATTGCCACACTGGCTTTTTGTTTCTACCTCACAGCATGTGCTTTGTAGCGAAAGCAGTTCATTTTATGCTGCAACCAGAGTGATGAGCCATCAAGGGATAAGATACCAAGTGGTGTACACACATTGTACAGAAGAGGCAGATAGTGTCAGTTAATTGAAGATTGCTGTGGCAGTCTAGTTTCATTATTTCTGCTTACCCTGTAGATAAATCCATTCCTTTTTTTAGTGACTTTGTCAGGTCCTGGGATATGGGAGATGCTTTTCCTAAATGTTTATCAGGGGCAAGTAAATTTTCACAGGATGGTTTATGAGCTAAAGTCAACTTGCAACTTCTCTGTTAAGTTTTCTTGAGCCCAATAAGCACCTAATCCTGAATCACTTTCTTGTATTCTTGATGTTTCCTTTCTTTTCGCTAGATTCTAAACATGAACTGTCTCCATTACAGGTATTGGCCCAGATGGTCATATTGCCTTCAATGAGCCTGGCTCAAGCCTGGTGTCCAGAACCAGAGTCAAGACCTTAGCTATGGACACGATATTGGCTAATGCCAGATTCTTTGATGGAGACCTCTCCAAAGTGCCCACAATGGCACTTACAGTTGGAGTGGGTACGGTCATGGATGCCAGAGAGGTTAGCACAACAGTACCTTAAtttcagggatagggaacctgtgtcctccggaagttgctgaactaccagCTTCTATCATCCCTATTAGCAATACtgacgggggctgatgggagttggaatcttaGAGTGGAAATCAACGTCACACTGACTATGATGAACATTCCAATGCTGATAGCACTAGTTGCTACTTTGCTCTCTCTGCCCCTTGTTGGCAGACACTCTCAAATATTGGTAGTATCCGCTAACTTTTGTCCCTTACTTTATTTGTAAAATGTTGGTTTTCTAAATCACGTCCCTTTCTCATCTCCTTCTCCACCCTAAAATCTGTACATATTGGAGAGTAGCAAGGAACATTTTTCTTATCTCGGAAGGTGACAAAAGCCCTAAGCCTAACTGTGTTCCCTCTTGTGTCTTACAATTCAGGTTATGATTCTAATCACAGGAGCCCATAAGGCATTTGCTTTGTACAAGGCTATTGAGGAAGGAGTAAATCACATGTGGACAGTGTCCGCCTTTCAGCAACATCCCCGCACTGTCTTTGTATGCGATGAAGATGCCACACTGGAACTTAAAGTAAAAACTGTGAAGTACTTTCAAGGTCAGTAGCTTGGTAATGAGGACGAGAGATGGTCACCTTGTGTGTAAACAGCCGTTAAAACACGGAAGTGAAATATGGTCACTCAAAAGGACTTTACAAGAACTCCCCCTGGGTTGCTAAGTACGGCTCACTGCTCACCTGTTTTATCTTTTGGGAGCCTTAAATACAAGGAGAATCTTCTGAGACCATAACATGCAATGCAGATTGTTTTGGTCCATTCTCCTATTCGGAAAGCTATTACCTCACTGGGGAGTCACTAATTATTTTTCCTTTACTTGCTGCTACTCTTTTTTAGAAATGTTGaggagtgcagcttatattttttaaagctcCTAGTGGTGTACAGTATACTACTGTGAACTGAAAACATTTTAACTGGTAACCACCCCAAGCTATTTTAGTAGTGACTGTAAGTTTAGGCAGAATGTGAAATATTTCCTTTGAAGCTACTGCCAGTTTTATTGAGGGACTCCTCTAATATCTGCATTAGAACTAAGTGTCTGCTGTTTTGTATCAATTAATTCAGGTTTGATGCTTGTTCACAACAAACTTGTGGATCCACTATACAGTATGAAAGAAATGGGAGGAGAAAAAAGGCAGTCCAAGAAGCCATATAGTGACTAGCCTCTTACGATTTGGACCAACTGGTTATGCAGTCCTTAAACTCACATGGAGCTGGTTGAAAACACCCTGCCTTTGTATCTTGGGAACGGTCGACAGCAAAACACGTTATTGGAAAATATCATTTACTGAGTGGTGAGGTAGTAGCAACGGATGCAGCTACACCAAGCACTGTTCAGCTGCAGAGCTAACTGTCAGTTTGCCCCCTTTTTAAAGACCAAATGAGAAAACAGAGGCTGACTATTCTCCTTAACAGAGCACTATATAACTTAAGGATTACCGAGAAGGAAATCTGAACCTGTTATCTGTTTGCATAACAAAAAGATGATCTGTAACCAAGAATGGAACGTGAAAATGTGGAGCTTTTGCtactaatttttttaacattaaaaTCCGTACATTTTCCCAAAACAATCAAGTTGTATTTATTCTGTGGGAATTGGAAAGATGGATTGAAACATTGTTGGGGGCTGACTGAGAACTAAGGAAACATAATCAGAGAAAGCAAGAACTGTAAGTCATCCAGAGaacacaattttttaaagtttCCACAATTCTGTAGTGCATCATATACAATGACTATATAATTCCCCCACTTCTAAGTCCTCCATGGTGCCAAAACATTGCCCATGCCATTGAGCAGCCTGCTCTTGAACTCTCCTTACTATTACTGCCTGGactagtcttccccaacctggcctccaatgttttgaactaaaacccatcagccccagccagaactgAGTAATAatccaaaagagctggagggcaccTGCACGGGGAAGACCGACAACAGCTTCTGGGGATGCAGGATAGTAAAtcgtttttgttttctgttttgcttccttTTCTATTACATCAAATATCATACTAGCCGTATATAGCTTGCGTGAAAATTAAGGTTGCACACCAAAattctttaaatgtacagtgcactGATTTAGTCTCTTCACAATGGAACCGTTTCTTCTTTAATTCCATCTTTTGGGATAATGCAGATTTTTAGTGCATCTCCAGGGTATACATCTCTTTCTGCAGCAGAAATAAACACCTCCTTGACTAACTGCAAAGCCTTCTCCAGAGACAAGGACACTTGCTCCCTATTTTGCAAGTTCTTGAGGCCAACCTGCTTGTCAGGCAGAAGCTGCCGCCTCTCTCACACAATCCTAAAACTAGCATGCTGGCAATAGTTTGAGGACTTAATTGTGCCAGTGCATCATTTAGCCGTAAACTAGATTATCTAGAGGCAGGTGTGATGGTGAAAGTGaatttgtatgtaatttttatatatatgaagCTATTTTATAGCACCTGTTGACCTTCAGTAGGGTGAGCTAGTAGGATGgcaaatatttatatgctgtgtGGAAGGCCAGCTTCAGAAATGAATATGGGAAGAGTCCCAAAAGTTCAAATAACCTCAGTGTTGGAAAGTGCTTCAGGAGGTGATGAATGAAAGGTAAAAATCAAAGAAATCATGCTCTCAGGTTCATAAGCCAGAGAGGATCTCCACTCCTGCTGGAATAGATTCTAGCATGATTGAGTTGTTGTTCTAGCATAAGAACCATTAAGGAATCACTGATTTTATAGCAATGCACATTTATAATGCCACTTTCTCCTTAGTATGggtaaataacaaaaataatcacTTTCCACTTGTTTCAGTGGCAGCAGAGACATTTGCAAGAACTGGCATTCTAGTGAGTTTGCTCTATTTTTTCAAGGTGCAAGGATCTGAAAATTACATAGGATTTCAAATCAGCCTGTGAATTTAAAGTGGGAATAGAGTACCTCTGGCCTACGGGCCATTTCTCCCctagccacacccacctgccccacacttgaTGCCAGTTGAGTGACAGGCGGGCAGCGGCCTGTGGGGTAAATTCCAGCCCCCGTGTTGGAAATGGTTCCCCAGCCCCAGTTTGAAGACTTTTAGTGAtgacccaaaaaaaaaaaagttctataTTCATACTCTTTCAGTGCGTATGTATACTCTTCTCAAGTGCCAATGTTTAAGTACAATCTTGAAAACATCATGGGTGGCACAACTTCATTTTTCTTTGATTTCTTTCACTTTGGAATCTGGGTACAGACTAGCCCTCATCCTCCCAGAAGTTGCCATCATCTTCCCCACCTCGAAATAGCCTGAAACACACAAGAAAGCAACTCTTGAATCAGGAAACCATCCAAACGGACCTACACATAACAAGACATGCACTCTGAGGTTCAGCTTCCTTCAGCTCTTACTGAAGGACCCATTCATACAGATGTGCTGAAAAAGCACATCTTTGGATTCCAACATTTCAGGCAGCATGTTCTCAGCACAAACAAAACTCATATATAAAGCCTGGTCACCAAAAGAGAGCATGTCAAAGAGAAGACTGACTAGGTAATAATCTGCGCTGAAATCCTTCTAGGTTTCAGCTCCTGCTGATCCAAATAAACTGGCCCCAAATGCAGTTGATGTAACTTTACAGTTTCAGTATTGCAGAAGTATACATACCGATTAAAACAGGGAGATGCTGGGTCATTAAAGTGCATATATGGATTTCCTCTTGGCAGAGAACCCATACAAAGCCAACAGAAGTACTGTGTACAAGCAGTACATGTCATCTTGTTGCAGCCATCCAACTTCTGAcagtggagagaaagaaagacacaaAGGCAAACAACTTCAAGTATCAATTATGTCTTATGCCCCAGTCATCTGTGCTGTAATCACAGCACATTCAAAAATATGAAACTTGCTGATTCCCTTCTAGGGAAAATTAActctgctctctcacacacaatcacACAGGATTTCAGTTTAAGATCTTTCCACAGGGGGTGGCTGTGTTAGTATATTGCACAGAGAGAAAAACACATGTACAAACAGCTTGCAATTCTTCTCGCCCcagatgtacacacacacacaacttagaAGAACACACCATGCATCTGACAAAGCAGGGTCTATTTGATGCTTATGCTGTTTAAATTTGTCTAGGTTGAATCGAGACTTGGgcatgcttagagtagacccacagaaatCAGTGGGATTCAAATTAGTCATAACTAGCCTAACCCCCAC is from Podarcis muralis chromosome 2, rPodMur119.hap1.1, whole genome shotgun sequence and encodes:
- the GNPDA1 gene encoding glucosamine-6-phosphate deaminase 1, whose protein sequence is MKLIILENYAQASEWAAKYIRNRIIQFSPGPSKYFTLGLPTGSTPLGCYKKLIEYCKNGDLSFKYVKTFNMDEYVGLPRDHPESYHSFMWNNFFKHIDISSENTHILDGNAANLEAECEAFERKIKEAGGIELFVGGIGPDGHIAFNEPGSSLVSRTRVKTLAMDTILANARFFDGDLSKVPTMALTVGVGTVMDAREVMILITGAHKAFALYKAIEEGVNHMWTVSAFQQHPRTVFVCDEDATLELKVKTVKYFQGLMLVHNKLVDPLYSMKEMGGEKRQSKKPYSD